The genomic DNA CGTCCTGGTCCTGTTCCTCGACTCACTGGCGGCCTTCGTCTTCGCCAAGTTCCACTTCCCGGGCCGCCGGGTGCTGTTCGCGCTGATGATGGCGATCTTCATGGTGCCGGCGCAGCTCCAGGCCATCCCCCAGTTCGTGATCATGGCGAAGCTGGGCTGGATCGGCTCGATGACCGCGCTGGTCGTCCCGGCGGCGGCCAACGCGTTCGGCATCTTCTGGATGCGCCAGTACATGCAGAGCGCCATCCACGACGAACTGCTCGACGCCTCGAAGCTCGACGGCGCCGGCTTCCTGCGCCAGTACTGGCACGTGGCGCTCCCCGTGGTCCGCCCGGGTCTGGCGTTCCTCGGCATCTTCACCTTCATGGGCCAGTGGAACGACTACGCCTGGCCGCTGATCGCCCTCACCAACCCGGACAACGTGACCCTCCAGGTCGCCCTGTCCCAGCTCAACGGGGTGCACGGCACGACCGACTACGGGATGGTCATGACCGGCGCGCTGCTCGCCCTCGTTCCGCTGCTGATCGTGTTCGCGATCGGCGCCAGGCAGATCATCGCCGACCTCGGCAAGGGAGCCATTCGCTGATGTCCCGCGATCCGCTGATCGCGCTCCGCCCCTGGGAGTCACCCGAGGTGACCTCCTGGGGGCGGCTGCCGATGAACGCCGTCGACCGCCGCACCGGGGCGCTCCCGCTGGACGGCGAGTGGCGCTTCCAGCTGCTGCCCACGCCCGGCTCACCCGTGACCGAAGCGTGGTCGTCACAGCATGTCCCCGGCGCCTGGACCGTGCAGGGCACCGACGACCTGCCGCAGTACACCAACGTCACGATGCCCTGGGGAGAGTTCCCGCCCGCCTCGCCCGCCGCGAACCCGACGGGCGTGTACGAGCGCGAGGTGGACGTCCCGGCCGAGTGGGCCGGACGCCGGGTCGTGCTCCGGGTGGGCGCCGCGGAGAGCGTGCTGCTCGTCCACGTGAACGGGCGGCCGACGGGCATCTCCAAGGACTCGCACCTCGCGGCCGAGTTCGATCTCTCGGACGTCGTACGTCCCGGGGAGCGGGCCACCGTACGGCTCACCGTGGTGAAGTGGTCGGACGCCTCGCACCTCGAGGACCAGGACCACTGGTGGCACGGCGGGATCACCCGGTCGGTGCTGCTGTACGCGACCGATCCACTGCATCTCGCGGACGTGACCGTGCGGGCGCGCCCGGACGGCGGGCTGCGGGTCGACTGCCGGGTGCGGCACGCCATGGGCCGGCTCCCCGGGGGCTGGTACGTCACCGGGGAGCTGGCGGGCCACCTCCTCGCCCAGGACGCCGAGTTCGACCGGCTGAACGCGCAGGACGAGCGGGTCTCCGACTTCCTCGGCGAGGCCCGCCTCACCGCGCTCGTGCGCGAGGTGCGCCCCTGGACCGCCGAGACGCCCGAGCTGTACGAGCTGACGGTGCGCCTGCACCGCGCCGACGGCTCGGTCGCCGACACCGCGCACCCGCGCGTCGGCTTCCGCCAGGTCGAGATCCGCGGCCGGGACCTCCTGGTGAACGGCGAGCGGGTCTACATCCGGGGCGTCAACCGGCACGACTTCCATCCGCTGACGGGCCGGACGGTGTCGTACGACGACATGCGCGCCGACCTCGTCACGCTCAAGCGGTTCGGCTTCAACGCGATCCGCACCGCGCACTACCCCAACGACCCGGCTCTGCTCGACCTCGCCGACGAGCTGGGCTTCTACGTCGTCGACGAGGCGGACATCGAGTCGCACGACCACGCCCACGAGATCGCCGACGACCCGCGCTACACGGCGGCCTTCGTGGACCGCGTCTCCCGCATGGTGCTGCGCGACAAGAACCACCCCTCGGTCATCGTCTGGTCGCTGGGCAACGAGTCCGACTACGGCGCGAACCACGACGCGGCGGCGGGCTGGGTCCGCCGCCACGACCCGACCCGCCCGCTCCAGTACGAGGGCGCGGCCAAGCTCGGCTGGGCCGATCCGACGGTCGCCTCCGACATCGCCTGCCCGATGTACGCGCCGGTCGAGGACTGTGTCGCCCACGCGCTGTCCGGCGAGCAGACCAAGCCGCTCATCCAGTGCGAGTACTCCCACGCCATGGGCAACAGCAACGGCACGCTGGCCGACCACTGGGCCGCCATCGAGTCCACCCCGGGTCTTCAGGGCGGTTTCATCTGGGAGTTCTGGGACCACGGCATTCTGCAACGCGTGAACGACGGAAGACCGGCCGGGCGCGCCGGCGCCGGGCTGTATGACAACGGTGTCGCGGCGCAGGGCCACCGCTGGGCCTACGGCGGCGACTTCGGCGAGACGGTCCACGACGGCGCGTTCATCGCCGACGGGGTCGTCTTTCCCGACCGCACGCCCAAGCCGGTGATGTACGAGCACCGGGAGATCGCGGCGCCGGTGCGGCTCGCGTACGACGGCGGTGACCTGCGGATCTCCAACCACCAGCACTTCCGGGGCCTGGAGTGGCTGGCCGCCTCGTGGGAGCTGTCGCTCGCGGAGGGCGGCACGCTGACCGCGCCCGCCGGGCTGCCCGACGTACGGGCGGGTGAGTCGGCCGTGGTGCCGATGCCGTTCGCCCTGCCGGAGGACGGCGGCGAGGCCTGGCTGACGCTGCGGGTGACGACGGCCGACGACGAGGCGTGGGCGCCGCGGGGCACGGAGGTATGTGTGCCGCGGGTGCGGCTGCGGGCGGCTGCCCCGGTGGCTTCCGCGCCGCTGACGACGGGCGCTCCCGTCCAGGTCGACGAGGACGGGCTGCTCGTCCATCCGCTGCTCACGGCCGCCCCGGTGCTGTCGCTGTGGCGGGCACCGACCGACAACGACGAGATCGGCGGCATGGCGGCGCGCTGGCGGGCCTGGGGACTCGACGCGCTCGAACGCAAGGTCGTCGATGTACGCCGTGCGGCCGGCAGCGTCACGGTGGTCGCCGAGTACGGGACCATGGCGGGTGCCGTGCGGCACGAGCAGGTGTTCACGCGCGTCGAGGGCGGGGTGCGGGTCGAGGAGACGGCCGAGCTGCCGGCCGGGCTCGACGACGTGGCACGCGTGGGCTCGGTGTTCGAGACCGTCGCGGGGCTCGATGTCCTCGAGTGGTACGGGCAGGGCCCCTGGGAGTCCTATCCGGACCGGAGCGGGGGCGCCCCCGTCGGCCACCACTCCCGCCCCGTGGACGAGCTGTTCACTCCGTATCTGCGTCCGCAGGAGAGCGGCGGGCGGCACGGTGTACGCCGGTTCACGCTCTCGGCGCCGGACGCCACGGGCTTCGCGGTCGAGCTGGACGAACCGCGCCAGGTGAACGTGACCCGGTACCGGGCCGCGGACCTGGCCGCCGCCACCCACCACGACGAGCTGGTGCCGCGGCCCGGCTGTGTGGTGCACCTCGACGTCGCGCACCGCGGCCTGGGTACGGCCTCCTGCGGTCCCGACACCTCACCCGGCCACCTCGTCCCGACCGGCACACATCGCTGGTCCTGGACGCTGCGCGTGCTCTGACCTCGCTGGGGCGGCTTCCCGCGGGCCGCGGCGACCGCGGTCGCGCTGCCCGCGCGGCCGCTCGTGACGCGCGGTGGCTTCCAGTACGCGGGGAAGACCGACCAGATTCTGCACGGCCGGCTCGGCGACGTACGGATCGCCGAACGCGCCCTTCCCGTCAAGTCGTTGATGAACCACTGACCCGAGGGAGCCACACGACCATGACCGAGCAGCAACTGCCCGCCTGGGCCGACCCGTCCGTCTCCCCCGCCGCGCTGGACCCCCAGGGCATGTCGCGGCGCGGGCTGCTGCGCCGCGCGGGCCTGTTCGGCGCGGCCTTCGCGGTGGGCTCGCTCGCGACACCCGCGGCGGCCTCTTCCGGACGCTACGGCGGCAACGATCCGCGGCTCGCCTACCTCGTCGGCGACCACCACATCCACTCCGTCTACAGCCACGACGCGAAGTACACCTTCTCCCAACTCGCCCGGGCCGGCGACCGGTACGGGCTCGACTGGATGGTCTTCAACGAGCACTCCAACTTCGGACACGCCGACTACGGCGCGAAGCTGGAGCACCAGGAGATCCTGAAGGCCCGCGCCGAGAACCCGCGCCAGCTGATCTTCCAGGGCCTTGAGTGGTACATCCCGGCCGCCGAGCACGCCACGGTCTTCGCGGCGCCCGGACCGCACGAGGTGGATCTGCTCACGCGCTTCGAGCTCGCCTACGACGGGAAGCTGCTCGGCTACACGGACGGCGCCACCTCGAACCCGAACACGGCCCGCAACGAGGCCCACGCCATCAAGGCCATCCAGTGGCTCGCCGAACAGCGCCGCACCGGCTACGTCGACGACGTGCTCGTCCTCGCCAACCACCCGATGCGCCTCGGCATCGACTCCCCGCACGAGATGCGGGGCTGGCGCGACGCGGCCCCCGAGATCATGATCGGCATGGAAGGCGCGCCCGGCGCGCAGGGCGGTGGCATACCCGGCTGGGTCGGCTCGGGGCAGCAGCGCGGCGAGTACGTCAACAAGCCGTCCGCGAACTCCTGGCCCGGCTACCCGGAGGACGCCTACGTCCTGTACGGCGGCTTCGACTGGACGACGGCGACCGTCGGCGGCCTGTGGGACGCGATGCTCGCCGAGGGCAAGCTGTTCACGATCACGACCAACTCCGATGTGCACCGGGTCGTCTTCGACACCTGGAAGAACGGCGACTGGGCACCCGGGCGGAACTTCGACAACACCGGGCACCTCCCCGACCCGGTCAACACCGACAGCCAGCAGCCGGGCGGCGACTTCTGGCCCGGCCAGTTCAGCCGCACCCACGTGGGCGTGACCCGCTACGGCTACCGCGCGGTGATGGCGGGCCTGCGCGCGGGCCGGGTCTGGCTCGACCACGGCCATCTGCTGGACGGGCTCGACGTCCGCCTGAAGCGGGACTGCGACCACGGTCCGGGCGTGACCATGGGCGGCCGGCTGCGCGTCCGCAAGGGCGAGAAGCTCACGCTGAGCGTCACCGTGACGACCGCGTCGCGCCCCAACCCCCACGGCATCCTGCCCGAGTTGGCCCACGTCGACGTGGTCCGGGGCGCGGTGCGCGGCCCGGCGGCCGACCGCGACGACTGGCGGGCGCCCGACACCAGGGTCGTCCACACGCGGGACGTGAGCGGCCGCAAGGGCACGTACACCCTGCGCATCCCGCTGGTCGCGGGCGACGAGTCCTTCTACGTCCGGCTGCGCGGCAGCGACGGCAACCGCAACGGTACGGGCTACCTGGGCGCCTCGGTCGACCCGCATGGCCCGATTCCGCACGTGCCCGGCAACGGTGACCCGTGGGTCGACACATGGTTCTACGCGAACCCCGTCTTCGTCGATGTGGTGGGCGGCCGACAGGAGAACCGCCCGGCGTAGGAACCGTCGGACCTAGAAGCGCGACAGGCTCTGCAGGACGGCGGCGGGGCCGTACGGTCGCCGGAATACGGAAACGGCCCGTCCCCGCGCTGCGACGGGGACGGACGGCCGGGGGGCGGCACGCACGGACCGCGGAGCGCGGGGGTGCGGGGTGCGGGGTGCGGGGTGCGGCTCAGACGGACCGCGGGTCGCGGTTCAGACGGGCAGCCCCGCCAGCATGCGTCGGTCCCTGGGCGCGTGCTGGCGGTCGAGGCGGGCGTCCAGCAGCCGCCGGGCGGCGTCGCACCGGCCTCCTGCCACGAGGGCGTACAGCAGTGTCTCCTCGACGACCTCCCGCTGCGCCGCGCTGCCGCCCACCTTGCGGAGGCCGGGCAGGAGCGCGTCGAGGCCGCGGGCCGCGTCGTGGAAGCGCTCCTCGACGAGAGCGGCGAAGGACTCGCAGAGCGGGACGATGATCTCGCGCTGCACCTCGTCCGCCCCGGCGGCGTGGTCGCGCAGCCGGCGCAGGGCCGCCAGGTCACCGGCGGCGGCCAGGGCGACCGCCGCGTGCAGGGCGGTGAAGGCGGTCGCGGGCCGCTCGACGACCTCCTGGGCGACGGTGCCGAGGACGTCCGCGGCGGGTATCCGGCCCCGCCAACTGCCGCTCAGCCGGGCCCGCCACAGCAGCGAACCCGAGTCGACGAGCGCCCGCACCCCGGTCACGCGCCCCGGCGCCAGCTGCGCGAACCACCGTTTGCGTACGGCCGCCGTGTCGTCGAGGGCCAGTTCGTGCAGCGCGACGTGCCACGAGAAGTGGGCCCGGTGGACCGCGCCCCGGCCCTGGCCCGAGATCCAGCCGTCGAGCCAGTCCCGGCCAGTCGCGTGCGCGCCGGACTCGTAGTGGACGTGGGCGAGCGCGTGCACGGCGTGTCCGGCGGCGGGCTCGGCGGCCAGCGCGCGGTGCGCCAGCTCCCCGGCCTCGCCGTACCGGCCCTCCTCCTGGCGGAGGAAGGCGAGCAGCGAGGTGGGGAACCAGTGCCCGTCGTACACCGGTGAGGTGCGCTCGACCAGCCGCAGGGCGTAGGCGTCGTCGAGGTCGTTGATGCCGGAGAAGGCGATGGTGGGCACGGCGGTGGCGAGCGCGAGCGCGTCGGCGGGGTACGCCTCCAGGTGCCGCAGCAGGGCGCCGTCGCCGTCGTCACCGTGGATGCGGCGGGTGACGACGTCGACGAAGGACCGCTCCCGCTCGTCGGCCCGCTCGCGCGCGGAGCGCTGTGCGTCGGCGAGGGCGCGGGGTACGTCGACCTCGGCGCCGCACTCGTGGCCGACCAGGGCGAGGGCGGCGTGCCCGAGCGCGAAGCCCGGGTCGAGGGTCACCGCGCGCCCGAAGGCGTCCTCGGCTGCGGCCCTGACCTTGAGGACCCGGTCGAGCCCGGTGCGGTAGGCGGCGGCCGCCTCGGCGTGGGTGGACAGGGCGAGCCCGTGCGCGTCGACGGGCCGGCGGCGCGGTCGGCGGGCGGCCCGGGCCGGCCGGGTGAGGGGCGCGAGCAACTCCTGGGCCAGCGCGGCCGCCTGGACCCGGATCTCGGGGATGGCGGTGGTCTCCCACAGCTCACCGCGCCGCGGAGCCCCGAGCGTGAACAGCGGGCGCTCGGCACGGCCCCGCGCGTCGAGGAGACGGCCGTCACCGGTGGCGACCCCCATGCCGAGCGGCCCGGGCACGGCGGCGCCGGAGCCGAAGAGCGAGCGCCACAGGGGGTCGTCGAGGCGGGGCCCCGGGCCGGTGCAGTCGACGACCCAACCGGCGCGTATCCGGCGACCGCCGGAGAGCGAGACGGTCAGGATGCCGCCCGGACGGAAGTGGGCCGGTACGCCGCCCGGCCCGGAACGGGCCGCCGCACCTTCATCCCCGGCCCCGACCACACCTGCACCCTCACCCACACCCACACCCACACCCACGATCCGCCCGGCATACACGCGCAATCGCCGTGCCGTACGTCGCCGGGTCAGCGACTCCGCGGTCGCGGGTGCCATCCGGTGCCGGTGTGTGTTCCACCGGGCGCCCTCCTCCTTCAGGAACTGGGCGCGCTCGTCGGGCGTCAGGCTGCGCCAGAGCCTCGCGGTGTGCGGGCGCAGACTGTCGAGGGCGGGACGCCAGTCGCCGTGGGTGCGCACGGCCCGGCTGATGTGTCGGTAGACGGCCCGCCGCAGCTCCGCCAAGGAGGATCCCAGGTCCTCGGGTGCGGGCATCGTGCCCGCCGGAGTGAGCGCGTGCGGCTGCGGCAGCAGACCGCTGCGCGAGACGGCGTGCACCGTGCGCCCGGGCCGGTCCAGCGTGAGCGCCAGATCGACGGCGGTGAGCCCGGTGCCGACGAGCAGCACGTCGGCACCGTCCGCGCGCGGGCCGTCCAGGGCGCCCGGGGCCCAGGGAGCCGCGACGAACCTCGCCGAGGCGCGCAGCGCGGGCGGTGCCCAGTCGCCCGGCGAGCCCGCGGGCCCGGTGGCCAGGACGGCGCTGTCGGCCGTGACGCGGCCCCCGTCGGCGAGGTGAAGCTCCACCCGGCCGTCGGGGGCGTCGGTACAGCTCTCCGCCCGCACCCTCAGCCGCCGCACGCCCACCACCCCCTGCGCACGGACGATCGCCTGACCGAGCGTGTCGGCCAGATAGGCGCCGAACCGGTAGCGCGTGGCGAAGTCGGCGCCGGTGACGGTCGGTTCGCCGTGCCGGCACAGCCAGCGGGTGAAGTGCCCGGGGTCGTCGGGATAGCAACTCATGCCGCCCGCGGGCACGTTGAGCCGATGCCGCGGGTCGGACGTGGCGTAGGCGGTACCGCGGCCGGCCTCGGGCGCCGGGTCGACGAGCACGAGGTCGAGGGGCGTACGGCGGCGCGTCGCCGTCTCGCACAGCTGGATCGCGGTCAGTGTGCCGGCCGCACCCGCTCCGACAATGGCGACGGTGTGCCGTGTGCGGGCTGGAATCACGTGTACCTCCGGCGGTGATCGGCTGCGGAGCCGTTGAACGGAACGTCTGCTTCGCTTTTCCGAACTATTCCGACCGGGTTGCTGGGGATGTCGTACCCGGCCGGGGATCTCACCGGAAACTCAGGGCACCGGTCGGCTGTTTCATACTCTGTTCACAATCGGCGGGGCCCCGACAACCGTGGTTCAAGACGTCTCCCGGAGTGTCTTCACAGGAATCTCATGTGAGCGCCCTCGGATTCAAAGATTCAACCCAGGGAGGTGGCGCACGATGCACGCGCACCTGGTGGTTGAACGAGGAAAGGCGTGCCGTGGGCGTCCCGCACATATCGAACGGATCCGGGCGACAGTCCTGGTCGCGACGCGGGGCCCTGGCCGCACTCGCCGCCGCCCTGCCGGCCACCGTCCTCACCGGCTGCGGCGGTTTTGCGGACGCCTCTGAGGACACGAAGAGCACGGGCGGAGGCACGGCAGGGAACACGGCCGGCACGGCCGACGCGAAGACCACCGAGGCGAAGGCGCCCACCCTCACCGTCACCCCGGCCGACGGCACGAAGAAGGCGGACTTCAGCAGCCCCGTCGAGGTCACCGTGACCCACGGCACCCTGGCCTCCGTCAAGGTCAGCGGCAACGACGGCGCCACGCTCGCCGGCCGCTACAACGACGCCCGTACGAAGTGGACGTCCACCGGGAACCCGTACTCCGGCACCACATACACGGTCACGGCCAAGGCGAAGGGAGCCGACGCCGAGACCGTGACCTTCTCCACCAAGTCCCCCGGCGAGACCTTCGTGGGCTACTTCACCCCCGAGGCGAACTCGACCTCCGGCGTCGGCATGCCCGTATCGGTCAACTTCACCCACGCCGTCGCGGACCGCGCCGCCGTCGAGAAGGCGATCACGGTGACCGCCGAGCCGGCGGTCGAGGTGGTCGGCCACTGGTTCAGCGACACCCGGCTCGATTTCCGGCCCGAGACGTACTGGGCCGCGGGCACGCGGATCACGCTCGGTCTGCGGCTCAAGGACGTCGAGGGCGCGGACGGCGTCTACGGCACCCAGTCCAAGGACGTCACCTTCCACATCGGCCGCGAGCAGATCAGCACGGTCGACCTCGCCACCAGGACGATGACGGTGCGGCGGGACGGCTCGACGTACGCGACCTACCCCGTCACCGGCGGCGACGCCGACCACACCACCTGGTCCGGGATCATGGTGATCAGCGAGCGTTTCACGGAGACGCGGATGGAGTCCTCCACCGTCGGGCTCGGCGACGAGTACGACATCAAGGATGTGCCGCACGCCCAGCGGCTGACCACCTCCGGCACGTTCATCCACGGCAACTACTGGGCCGGGTCCTCCGTCTTCGGTCACACCAACGCGAGCCACGGCTGTATCGGGCTCCAGGACACCAAGGGCGCGAACGACAGCTCCGTGGCGGGCTACGCGTTCTACAAGAGCTCGATGCTCGGCGACGTGGTCGTGGTGAAGAACTCGGGCGAGGACACGGTCGATCCGTCCAACGGCCTCAACGGCTGGAACCTGTCGTGGGACCAGTGGCGGGCGGGAAGCGCCCTTTCCCGTTGAGCCATCAGCGACGGCCACTGGGTACGGACCTCACCCCGTTCTCAAAGTGGATCACCGGGGGCGGCGGGCAGAACACCGCGCAGCTGAGCACCAGTTGTGAGCGGTGGGTGGCGCAGAGTTTCGCCACCCACGGCGCGGACTGCTGGGTGTACGCGATCCAGGCCCCCCGCGGGATCGACGTGAACGCCACCGCGCGGCAGAACGGCATCGAGTCGACGTACCTGTGGAACAAGGAGATCGACTTCCCCGGCGGCATCCAGGGCAGGTTCTCCAGGGAGCGTGTCGTTACCACTGGGTCGGCGCCCACCCGCAGACGAACGCCAGCATCTACCAGAACCTCGGCTGCCGGACGAACAGCAACTGACGAACAGCAACTTCCGCCCCGCCCCCGGCGCACAGGCGGACCTGGCCGGTTCGACGCGCTGAGTTCCCCCGGGAGGAGACGCCGGGGCACGCCGTCCTCGGACCCGGCGGCCCCAGGCGGCCCAGCGGCGGCCCAGGCGGCCCGGCATGAGGGGGCGCCGCCCGGGGGGGGCGGGCGGGACTTCCCGCCTTCACCGTGTGAACTTCCTTGCGGCACAGGGAGTTTCTCGGTTTTACCTCTTGACGGTCCCAGTGGCGGAGAGCACATTGGCCGCGCGTCTTGAGAGCGCTCTCAAGGACACATCGCGCACCCCACTCCGTACCGAAGAGGCACCCACATGAGTGAAACTTCCGGCATATCCGCGAGACGGCGGTCACTGCGGCGCGCGCTCGTCGCCGTGCTCGGCACCCTGAGCCTGGCGGCGGCCGCCGCCACAGCCGCGACCCTCCCCGCGAACGCCTCCGCCCCCACGCCCCCGGCAGGCTGGACCCAGGTCTTCCTCGACGACTTCAACGGCGCGGCCGGTTCCGGCGTCAGCACCGCCAACTGGCAGTACGACACCGGCACCAGCTACCCGGGCGGCGCCGCCAACTGGGGCACGGGCGAGGTCGAGACGATGACCTCCAGCAGCAACAACGTGTCGCTCGACGGCAACGGAAACCTCCGGATCACCCCGCTGCGCGACTCCGCGGGCAACTGGACCTCGGGCCGCATCGAGACCAACCGCACCGACTTCCAGCCACCGGCCGGCGGCACACT from Streptomyces avermitilis MA-4680 = NBRC 14893 includes the following:
- a CDS encoding carbohydrate ABC transporter permease, whose amino-acid sequence is MASIKGSRQRGIALHLVLVIGLLLSVFPFYWAVIMSTHSSTEIFSYPPKLLPGSHFLENVRHLFDNVDFFGSMANSLLVAGSVTVLVLFLDSLAAFVFAKFHFPGRRVLFALMMAIFMVPAQLQAIPQFVIMAKLGWIGSMTALVVPAAANAFGIFWMRQYMQSAIHDELLDASKLDGAGFLRQYWHVALPVVRPGLAFLGIFTFMGQWNDYAWPLIALTNPDNVTLQVALSQLNGVHGTTDYGMVMTGALLALVPLLIVFAIGARQIIADLGKGAIR
- a CDS encoding glycoside hydrolase family 2 TIM barrel-domain containing protein, which translates into the protein MSRDPLIALRPWESPEVTSWGRLPMNAVDRRTGALPLDGEWRFQLLPTPGSPVTEAWSSQHVPGAWTVQGTDDLPQYTNVTMPWGEFPPASPAANPTGVYEREVDVPAEWAGRRVVLRVGAAESVLLVHVNGRPTGISKDSHLAAEFDLSDVVRPGERATVRLTVVKWSDASHLEDQDHWWHGGITRSVLLYATDPLHLADVTVRARPDGGLRVDCRVRHAMGRLPGGWYVTGELAGHLLAQDAEFDRLNAQDERVSDFLGEARLTALVREVRPWTAETPELYELTVRLHRADGSVADTAHPRVGFRQVEIRGRDLLVNGERVYIRGVNRHDFHPLTGRTVSYDDMRADLVTLKRFGFNAIRTAHYPNDPALLDLADELGFYVVDEADIESHDHAHEIADDPRYTAAFVDRVSRMVLRDKNHPSVIVWSLGNESDYGANHDAAAGWVRRHDPTRPLQYEGAAKLGWADPTVASDIACPMYAPVEDCVAHALSGEQTKPLIQCEYSHAMGNSNGTLADHWAAIESTPGLQGGFIWEFWDHGILQRVNDGRPAGRAGAGLYDNGVAAQGHRWAYGGDFGETVHDGAFIADGVVFPDRTPKPVMYEHREIAAPVRLAYDGGDLRISNHQHFRGLEWLAASWELSLAEGGTLTAPAGLPDVRAGESAVVPMPFALPEDGGEAWLTLRVTTADDEAWAPRGTEVCVPRVRLRAAAPVASAPLTTGAPVQVDEDGLLVHPLLTAAPVLSLWRAPTDNDEIGGMAARWRAWGLDALERKVVDVRRAAGSVTVVAEYGTMAGAVRHEQVFTRVEGGVRVEETAELPAGLDDVARVGSVFETVAGLDVLEWYGQGPWESYPDRSGGAPVGHHSRPVDELFTPYLRPQESGGRHGVRRFTLSAPDATGFAVELDEPRQVNVTRYRAADLAAATHHDELVPRPGCVVHLDVAHRGLGTASCGPDTSPGHLVPTGTHRWSWTLRVL
- a CDS encoding PHP domain-containing protein, which gives rise to MTEQQLPAWADPSVSPAALDPQGMSRRGLLRRAGLFGAAFAVGSLATPAAASSGRYGGNDPRLAYLVGDHHIHSVYSHDAKYTFSQLARAGDRYGLDWMVFNEHSNFGHADYGAKLEHQEILKARAENPRQLIFQGLEWYIPAAEHATVFAAPGPHEVDLLTRFELAYDGKLLGYTDGATSNPNTARNEAHAIKAIQWLAEQRRTGYVDDVLVLANHPMRLGIDSPHEMRGWRDAAPEIMIGMEGAPGAQGGGIPGWVGSGQQRGEYVNKPSANSWPGYPEDAYVLYGGFDWTTATVGGLWDAMLAEGKLFTITTNSDVHRVVFDTWKNGDWAPGRNFDNTGHLPDPVNTDSQQPGGDFWPGQFSRTHVGVTRYGYRAVMAGLRAGRVWLDHGHLLDGLDVRLKRDCDHGPGVTMGGRLRVRKGEKLTLSVTVTTASRPNPHGILPELAHVDVVRGAVRGPAADRDDWRAPDTRVVHTRDVSGRKGTYTLRIPLVAGDESFYVRLRGSDGNRNGTGYLGASVDPHGPIPHVPGNGDPWVDTWFYANPVFVDVVGGRQENRPA
- a CDS encoding L,D-transpeptidase, translated to MGVPHISNGSGRQSWSRRGALAALAAALPATVLTGCGGFADASEDTKSTGGGTAGNTAGTADAKTTEAKAPTLTVTPADGTKKADFSSPVEVTVTHGTLASVKVSGNDGATLAGRYNDARTKWTSTGNPYSGTTYTVTAKAKGADAETVTFSTKSPGETFVGYFTPEANSTSGVGMPVSVNFTHAVADRAAVEKAITVTAEPAVEVVGHWFSDTRLDFRPETYWAAGTRITLGLRLKDVEGADGVYGTQSKDVTFHIGREQISTVDLATRTMTVRRDGSTYATYPVTGGDADHTTWSGIMVISERFTETRMESSTVGLGDEYDIKDVPHAQRLTTSGTFIHGNYWAGSSVFGHTNASHGCIGLQDTKGANDSSVAGYAFYKSSMLGDVVVVKNSGEDTVDPSNGLNGWNLSWDQWRAGSALSR